The proteins below are encoded in one region of Arenibacter algicola:
- a CDS encoding DUF1800 domain-containing protein — protein MEFFINCNTSSLAPYTTPLDGQRAQHLYRRLGFSASVQTINQATGQTAGNLVDSLILEAQNMPPLAAPTWADWNNSNYPEDDDQRGQLMRSQQEEFKLAYTNSLLDNNLRDRLSFFWSNHFVTELDVYNCNSFLYHYINCLQRNAIGNFKTFVSEIGLTSAMLYYLDGVYNNGNNPNENYARELYELFTLGEGNGYTEQDIIETAKALSGYVERGELGCEQVVFDASKFNSESKTIFGRTGNWGYNDVIDILFEERANEIGYFICKKLYEFFVHPDATDAANNAKTIIDGLTATFISNNFELAPVLSQLFKSQHFFDDEAIGVIIKSPFDLYLNITKETGFEYDNTTIGSAINYSGMLGQDLFDPFDVAGWQRNRDWINTNFMIGRWLTMEAIVDGFYQDNPEQFRTFAMDAVGPANSNTSNPEIVVRAIVDKITPKGMFTQQDFDNAMSAFKIEDVPEDYYGPDYIPGGQSLWILSVSQEVPSQVHLLIRHLTRQPEFQLK, from the coding sequence ATGGAATTTTTCATAAACTGTAATACTTCTAGTTTGGCCCCCTATACCACCCCCCTGGATGGACAAAGGGCTCAACATTTATATAGAAGATTGGGTTTTAGCGCCTCCGTCCAAACGATTAATCAAGCTACTGGCCAAACAGCCGGCAATTTGGTTGATTCCCTTATTCTCGAAGCCCAAAATATGCCCCCCTTGGCTGCCCCGACCTGGGCAGATTGGAACAATAGCAATTATCCTGAAGATGACGACCAGCGTGGACAATTAATGAGGTCGCAACAAGAAGAATTCAAATTGGCCTATACCAATTCCTTGCTTGACAATAATCTTCGAGATCGTCTTAGTTTCTTTTGGAGCAATCATTTTGTAACAGAACTGGACGTATACAATTGTAATTCCTTCCTTTATCATTATATCAACTGTCTACAGCGCAATGCCATTGGTAATTTCAAGACCTTTGTCAGCGAAATTGGCCTTACCAGTGCTATGCTATACTATTTGGACGGCGTGTACAACAATGGTAACAACCCTAATGAGAATTATGCCCGTGAGCTATATGAGCTATTTACCTTAGGCGAAGGAAATGGATATACCGAACAGGATATCATTGAAACCGCAAAAGCGCTTTCCGGATATGTTGAAAGGGGAGAACTAGGCTGTGAGCAGGTAGTATTTGATGCTTCCAAATTCAATTCCGAGAGCAAAACAATTTTTGGCCGTACTGGAAATTGGGGATATAATGACGTTATTGATATTCTTTTTGAGGAAAGAGCCAACGAAATAGGCTATTTCATCTGTAAAAAATTATATGAATTTTTCGTTCACCCGGATGCTACAGATGCAGCCAACAATGCAAAGACCATTATCGATGGCTTAACAGCAACCTTTATCAGCAATAATTTTGAATTGGCACCAGTATTAAGCCAACTCTTTAAAAGTCAACATTTTTTTGACGATGAAGCCATTGGCGTTATCATTAAAAGTCCGTTCGATTTATACCTGAATATCACTAAAGAAACCGGCTTTGAATATGACAATACCACAATTGGAAGTGCCATAAATTATAGTGGCATGCTGGGGCAAGATCTTTTTGATCCTTTTGATGTTGCCGGATGGCAGCGAAACAGGGACTGGATCAATACCAATTTTATGATTGGCCGTTGGCTTACCATGGAGGCCATTGTAGATGGTTTTTACCAGGACAACCCTGAACAATTCAGGACATTTGCCATGGATGCCGTTGGACCCGCCAATAGCAATACAAGTAACCCCGAAATTGTTGTACGGGCCATTGTGGATAAAATTACGCCCAAGGGAATGTTTACCCAACAGGATTTTGACAACGCCATGTCGGCATTTAAAATAGAAGATGTACCGGAAGATTATTATGGCCCGGATTATATTCCTGGCGGACAATCGTTATGGATTTTAAGCGTAAGCCAAGAGGTTCCCTCACAAGTTCACCTGCTTATAAGACACCTTACAAGACAACCCGAATTTCAACTTAAATAA
- the metG gene encoding methionine--tRNA ligase, whose translation MSQNLQKPARYTITAALPYTNGPIHIGHLAGVYVPADIYARYLRLNGNDVAFVCGSDEHGVAISMKAKKEGVSPQNIIDKYHGIIKQSFQDFGITFNNYSRTSAEVHHKTASDFFVKLYEQGDFIEETTEQLYDEEAKQFLADRFVIGTCPRCGHEEAYGDQCENCGSTLNATDLINPKSTISGAVPSLKETKHWFLPLDRYEDFLKTWILEGHKNDWKPNVYGQCKSWIDDGLKPRAVTRDLDWGIPVPVEGGEGKVLYVWFDAPIGYISSTKEWAAREGKDWEPYWKSKDTKMVHFIGKDNIVFHCIIFPSMLKAHGDFILPENVPANEFLNLEGNKLSTSKNWAVWLHEYLEEFPNMQDVLRYTLTANAPETKDNDFTWKDFQARNNNELVAIYGNFINRVVVLTNKYYNGIVPTPGTYSQVDKETLDELKKYPEIIASSIERYRFREAGQEVMNLARLGNKYLADEEPWKVIKQDEERVKTIMFVALQIASALAVLSEPFLPFTAAKLKKILNISQSSTEDSLEWKDISEKEVLLPAEHQINEAQLLFSKVEDETIQAQLDKLEATKKENENMNKEVDPQKDTITFDDFTKLDMRVGTIIEAEKMPKAKKLLVLKVDTGLDIRTIVSGIAESFSPENIIGKKVTVLANLAPRALRGVESEGMILMTENANGKLVFVNPDEDGVENGETIN comes from the coding sequence ATGTCGCAGAACCTTCAAAAGCCAGCAAGATATACCATAACCGCAGCCCTTCCTTATACCAACGGACCTATACATATTGGCCATTTGGCGGGAGTTTATGTGCCGGCGGATATCTATGCCAGATACTTGAGATTAAATGGAAATGATGTGGCCTTCGTTTGCGGAAGCGACGAACACGGGGTCGCCATTTCCATGAAAGCCAAAAAAGAAGGTGTAAGTCCACAAAACATAATCGACAAATACCACGGTATTATTAAGCAATCCTTTCAGGATTTTGGCATTACTTTCAACAACTATTCAAGAACATCCGCGGAAGTCCACCATAAAACGGCCTCAGATTTCTTTGTGAAGCTATATGAACAAGGAGATTTTATAGAGGAGACTACCGAACAATTATATGACGAAGAGGCAAAGCAATTTTTGGCCGATCGTTTTGTAATTGGTACTTGCCCTAGATGTGGCCATGAAGAGGCTTATGGGGATCAGTGCGAAAATTGTGGTTCCACCTTAAATGCCACTGACCTAATTAATCCAAAATCGACCATTTCCGGGGCGGTACCCTCCCTAAAAGAAACCAAGCATTGGTTTTTACCTTTGGATCGGTACGAAGATTTCCTAAAGACCTGGATATTGGAAGGCCATAAAAATGACTGGAAACCCAATGTATACGGTCAATGTAAATCTTGGATCGATGACGGATTAAAGCCAAGGGCGGTGACCCGTGATCTTGACTGGGGAATCCCGGTGCCAGTAGAAGGTGGGGAAGGCAAGGTATTGTATGTTTGGTTTGATGCTCCAATAGGCTATATTTCGTCTACCAAAGAATGGGCAGCCAGGGAAGGTAAGGACTGGGAACCCTATTGGAAGTCCAAGGACACTAAAATGGTACATTTTATCGGCAAGGACAATATAGTATTCCACTGTATTATATTCCCTAGTATGCTAAAGGCACATGGCGATTTTATTTTGCCAGAAAACGTGCCCGCCAACGAATTTTTAAACCTGGAAGGCAACAAACTCTCCACTTCCAAGAATTGGGCGGTATGGCTGCATGAGTATTTGGAAGAATTTCCCAATATGCAGGATGTACTTAGATATACCTTGACCGCCAATGCCCCCGAAACCAAGGACAACGATTTCACCTGGAAGGACTTTCAGGCTAGGAACAACAATGAATTGGTGGCCATTTACGGGAACTTCATCAACCGGGTAGTAGTGCTTACCAACAAGTATTACAATGGAATTGTGCCCACTCCAGGCACTTATAGCCAAGTAGATAAGGAGACCCTGGACGAGCTTAAAAAATATCCCGAGATCATTGCCAGTTCCATAGAAAGATACCGTTTCCGCGAAGCGGGACAGGAGGTAATGAATTTGGCGCGACTTGGCAATAAATATTTGGCCGATGAGGAACCCTGGAAAGTAATTAAACAGGATGAGGAAAGGGTAAAGACGATCATGTTTGTTGCCCTTCAAATAGCATCTGCTTTAGCGGTATTAAGTGAACCCTTCCTGCCTTTTACCGCCGCCAAGCTTAAAAAAATCCTCAATATCTCCCAAAGCTCAACTGAGGATTCCCTTGAATGGAAAGACATATCGGAAAAAGAAGTATTGCTCCCAGCAGAACATCAGATCAATGAAGCCCAATTATTGTTCAGCAAAGTGGAGGACGAAACCATACAGGCCCAATTGGACAAATTGGAAGCTACCAAAAAAGAAAATGAAAACATGAACAAAGAAGTAGACCCACAAAAAGACACCATTACTTTTGATGATTTTACCAAACTGGACATGCGTGTAGGTACCATTATCGAAGCCGAGAAAATGCCGAAGGCAAAAAAACTTTTGGTCTTAAAAGTGGATACCGGACTGGATATAAGAACCATAGTATCCGGAATTGCTGAAAGTTTTTCGCCAGAGAACATCATTGGAAAAAAGGTAACTGTTCTAGCGAATTTGGCTCCTAGGGCCTTACGTGGCGTGGAAAGTGAAGGCATGATTCTTATGACGGAAAATGCAAATGGCAAACTGGTATTTGTGAATCCGGATGAAGACGGGGTAGAGAATGGGGAAACTATAAATTAA
- a CDS encoding DUF1501 domain-containing protein has product MCDTHHKSPHKGKDHDGHDLEHKTWSRRSFLQALGIAGSGSMMLGSNFLTASAPSPLTSAIAMAETDNILILIRLSGGNDGLSTIIPIEQYDIYANARPNIYLPESKILRLTDEFGVPTYMKSLEPMWGEGQFKAVHGVGYEGQSLSHFTGSDIFANTDLSTTGFSGRDTGWMGRHFEYLYPDYLSDFPGSRPEGPAAIQVGNYGSLVFEGEETNYAFVTNNIDQLEQIAETGLQYPINDELFDNCMYSDQIKFLRGVSNVTNEYAGTIHDAYMRGSNQIEYQDNGFARQLALLARLIKGNLGTKVYMISMGGFDTHGNQPLVHERLMTQLSIAVDNFYDDLAFTQQDDKVLSMTFSEFGRRIFENGSNGTDHGKAAPTLFFGSGLNGSAFVGDHPSLDEPNGRGNLEYTMDFRNLYATVLAEWLCVDIPLVEQHIMDGYKYTPVNLGFNCSGVDFPDIVYSDGQPTPPTPTDPTGENPNPELLDAIVHKPFYPTDSTPHIYLEMPFSGHVDIQLFNIMGQHLGTVYNEIMLEGSIEINVRERLSTYLASGKYIYRIQVQDKKLSKSIMVA; this is encoded by the coding sequence ATGTGCGATACTCATCACAAATCACCCCATAAAGGCAAAGACCATGATGGTCACGATTTGGAACATAAGACATGGAGTCGACGTTCCTTTCTGCAAGCCTTAGGTATTGCCGGTTCTGGATCCATGATGCTGGGCAGTAATTTCCTAACTGCATCGGCTCCATCACCCCTGACCTCGGCAATAGCCATGGCGGAAACAGATAATATTTTAATTTTAATTCGTTTGTCTGGTGGTAATGACGGCCTTAGCACCATTATCCCCATTGAACAATACGACATATATGCCAATGCACGTCCCAATATTTATCTTCCGGAAAGTAAAATACTTAGGCTAACGGACGAATTTGGAGTACCTACCTATATGAAATCTTTGGAACCCATGTGGGGCGAAGGCCAATTTAAAGCCGTTCATGGCGTAGGTTATGAAGGCCAAAGCCTATCCCACTTTACAGGTTCTGATATTTTTGCCAATACCGACCTTAGCACTACAGGTTTCAGTGGAAGGGATACCGGTTGGATGGGTAGACATTTCGAATACCTATACCCTGATTATTTATCGGATTTTCCCGGTAGCCGACCAGAGGGTCCTGCCGCCATTCAAGTTGGAAACTACGGCAGTTTGGTTTTTGAAGGAGAAGAGACCAATTACGCCTTTGTAACCAACAATATTGATCAGTTGGAACAAATTGCGGAAACAGGTTTGCAATATCCCATAAATGATGAGCTATTCGACAATTGCATGTATAGCGATCAAATCAAATTTCTGAGAGGTGTATCCAACGTAACCAATGAGTATGCAGGCACAATACACGATGCCTATATGCGCGGTTCAAATCAAATAGAGTATCAAGATAATGGTTTTGCCAGACAATTGGCATTATTGGCCAGATTGATCAAAGGAAACCTTGGCACCAAGGTCTATATGATTAGCATGGGAGGTTTTGACACCCATGGAAATCAACCTTTGGTACACGAACGCCTAATGACACAACTGTCTATTGCCGTTGATAATTTTTATGATGACCTGGCCTTTACCCAGCAGGATGACAAGGTATTGAGCATGACTTTTTCCGAATTTGGAAGAAGGATATTCGAAAACGGCTCCAATGGAACCGATCATGGTAAAGCTGCTCCAACCCTGTTTTTCGGTTCTGGATTAAATGGCAGTGCCTTTGTGGGTGACCATCCTTCTTTGGACGAGCCCAATGGCAGAGGTAACCTGGAATACACCATGGACTTCAGAAACCTGTATGCCACCGTACTGGCAGAATGGCTATGTGTAGATATTCCCCTTGTGGAACAACATATCATGGACGGATATAAATATACCCCCGTAAACCTTGGCTTTAATTGTAGTGGAGTAGATTTCCCTGATATTGTTTACAGTGATGGCCAGCCCACTCCTCCAACGCCGACAGATCCAACTGGGGAAAATCCAAATCCTGAATTGCTGGATGCCATCGTTCACAAACCTTTTTACCCAACAGATTCAACACCCCATATTTACCTTGAAATGCCTTTTAGCGGTCATGTGGACATCCAATTGTTCAACATCATGGGCCAGCATTTAGGAACGGTATATAATGAAATAATGTTGGAGGGTTCCATTGAAATCAATGTTAGGGAGAGACTGTCTACCTATTTGGCGTCAGGAAAATATATCTATAGAATACAAGTTCAGGATAAAAAACTTAGTAAATCCATAATGGTAGCTTAA